In Lachnospiraceae bacterium, one DNA window encodes the following:
- a CDS encoding Gfo/Idh/MocA family oxidoreductase, with protein sequence MRTVIIGLGTVSRTHRKALALMDDVELVAVADVKPEKKEELPEGVHFYEDYKEMLDKEKPDAAHICLPHYLHLEAATECAKRGINILCEKPSNMNGEQLRQMQKLEDQYQVKLAICFQNRLNPTFVKLQEMIGSGEYGKLLGIKAVAIWSRDMNYYQASPWRASMAQAGGGCMINQAIHTLDQMQLLGGPIKNITGQISNLLHHEIEVEDTAVAHIEFENGVAGTFFGTVTYVKNSSIELQAVCEKGSFTIKDYGLWYGPKENENEKTLLIKDKRLPGEKTYYGSGHVDLIRRFYDMLEGKTDQYFSVKDDKVILLIEGIRKSSLESRIVEWKELDKNE encoded by the coding sequence ATGAGAACAGTGATCATTGGCCTGGGAACCGTATCAAGGACCCATAGAAAAGCTTTGGCTTTAATGGATGACGTAGAGCTGGTCGCAGTAGCAGATGTAAAACCAGAGAAAAAAGAAGAACTGCCGGAAGGTGTCCATTTCTACGAAGATTATAAAGAAATGCTGGACAAAGAAAAGCCGGATGCAGCTCATATCTGCCTTCCACATTATCTTCATCTGGAAGCAGCTACAGAGTGTGCAAAGAGAGGGATAAATATTCTTTGTGAAAAGCCAAGCAATATGAATGGAGAGCAGCTTCGCCAGATGCAGAAACTGGAAGACCAGTATCAGGTTAAACTGGCTATCTGTTTCCAGAACCGTTTAAATCCTACTTTTGTAAAGCTGCAGGAAATGATCGGTTCAGGTGAATATGGAAAGCTTTTAGGAATCAAAGCTGTGGCGATCTGGTCCCGTGATATGAATTATTATCAGGCGTCACCGTGGAGAGCCAGTATGGCACAGGCCGGCGGCGGATGCATGATCAATCAGGCGATCCATACCCTGGATCAGATGCAGCTTCTTGGAGGACCGATCAAAAATATTACAGGTCAGATCTCCAATCTGCTTCACCATGAGATCGAAGTAGAAGATACAGCAGTTGCCCATATTGAATTTGAAAATGGTGTTGCGGGTACATTTTTCGGAACCGTTACTTATGTAAAGAATTCAAGTATCGAACTTCAGGCAGTTTGCGAAAAAGGCAGCTTTACAATCAAAGATTATGGTCTGTGGTATGGGCCAAAGGAAAATGAGAATGAAAAAACACTGCTCATTAAAGATAAACGTCTCCCAGGAGAGAAAACCTATTACGGAAGCGGTCATGTAGACCTGATCCGCCGGTTTTATGATATGCTGGAAGGAAAAACAGACCAGTATTTCAGTGTAAAGGATGATAAAGTAATTCTTTTAATAGAAGGAATCCGTAAGTCCTCTCTTGAGAGCAGGATCGTAGAATGGAAGGAGCTTGATAAAAATGAGTGA
- a CDS encoding sugar phosphate isomerase/epimerase encodes MSEAKKGSPKIALNMSMVKTIMWDKGPDYTFERVKAAGLSYFELSQVDMTDEYIDQVLEASAKHGVTVMSTSLNYKPLFGPNAKGFDVEKDMDRIIAANKRLGVTYVRDSLIPSICIHNEEGYYKAAEDLNRYGKILKENGLKLYYHNHHFEFEKYHGKTGFELLVENTDPELVGFEIDVHWIQRAGQDPVKWIKRLAGREDMVHLKDYRIYFPDGQPTPEIFHKEQCIQFAEIGEGNLDMKAIIEASVEGGAIYLPIEQDQTYGKDPFDCIRTSVKNICDMGFEKYL; translated from the coding sequence ATGAGTGAAGCAAAGAAAGGATCACCTAAGATCGCGTTAAACATGTCTATGGTCAAGACCATTATGTGGGATAAGGGACCGGATTATACCTTTGAGAGAGTGAAAGCAGCAGGACTTTCTTATTTTGAACTGTCACAGGTAGATATGACAGATGAATATATCGATCAGGTTCTGGAAGCATCTGCAAAACATGGTGTGACTGTAATGTCTACCAGTTTAAACTATAAGCCTTTATTTGGACCAAATGCCAAGGGCTTTGACGTTGAGAAAGATATGGACCGTATTATTGCAGCCAATAAACGTCTGGGAGTTACATATGTAAGAGACTCACTGATCCCATCTATCTGTATCCATAATGAAGAGGGATATTACAAGGCTGCAGAGGATTTAAACCGCTATGGAAAGATCTTAAAGGAAAATGGACTGAAGCTGTATTATCACAACCATCATTTTGAATTTGAAAAATATCATGGAAAAACAGGTTTTGAACTGCTGGTAGAAAATACAGATCCGGAACTGGTTGGCTTTGAGATCGATGTACACTGGATCCAGAGAGCAGGACAGGATCCTGTAAAATGGATCAAACGTTTAGCTGGCAGAGAAGATATGGTACATCTGAAAGATTACCGTATTTATTTCCCAGATGGACAGCCAACTCCTGAGATCTTCCACAAGGAGCAGTGTATCCAGTTTGCTGAGATTGGAGAAGGAAATCTGGATATGAAGGCTATCATTGAAGCTTCTGTAGAAGGTGGAGCTATTTATCTGCCTATTGAGCAGGATCAGACCTATGGAAAAGATCCATTTGACTGTATCAGGACCAGCGTAAAAAATATCTGCGATATGGGATTTGAAAAATATCTGTAA
- a CDS encoding sugar ABC transporter permease, which yields MKSRHKLNRMELREERAAYGFLFLSLIGTTVFILVPILMSMFLGFTAWNPMKGVAGVEFTGLENFQNILKDDRVLSAIRNNLIYSFSYVPLTISIALVMASLLNKFVFCKIPIRMMTFMPYISSLVSVATVWMVLLYPDKGPVNSILTNVFHIANPPQWFISSKWALKGIIMMSVWHDVGYYCIILLANMQGLSAEVYESAAVDGANNIQTFFRITIPMMASSIFFCITLATINSFKIFDQVNIITEGGPGFSTTVLVQAIYYYAFKEYKIGYAAAVAIVLFVIIFIFSTVLQKLEEKFTY from the coding sequence ATGAAATCGAGACACAAGCTGAACAGGATGGAGTTGAGAGAGGAGAGAGCTGCTTACGGCTTCCTCTTTCTCAGCTTGATTGGAACAACTGTTTTTATTTTAGTACCGATCCTGATGTCCATGTTTTTGGGATTTACTGCCTGGAATCCAATGAAAGGAGTTGCAGGTGTAGAATTTACAGGACTTGAAAATTTTCAAAACATATTAAAAGATGACAGAGTATTATCTGCAATACGCAATAACCTGATATATTCATTTTCTTATGTACCTTTGACCATTTCAATCGCTCTGGTCATGGCATCTCTTCTGAACAAATTTGTGTTCTGTAAGATACCGATCCGTATGATGACCTTTATGCCTTATATTTCTTCCCTGGTTTCCGTAGCAACTGTATGGATGGTGCTGCTGTATCCAGACAAAGGACCGGTAAACTCAATTTTAACCAATGTATTCCACATTGCAAACCCGCCCCAGTGGTTTATCAGTTCAAAATGGGCCCTTAAGGGTATTATCATGATGTCTGTATGGCATGATGTAGGTTATTACTGCATTATCCTTCTTGCAAACATGCAGGGACTTTCCGCAGAAGTTTACGAGTCTGCGGCAGTAGACGGAGCTAATAATATCCAGACATTTTTCCGGATAACCATTCCTATGATGGCATCCAGCATTTTCTTCTGTATCACACTGGCAACTATCAACTCTTTTAAGATCTTTGACCAGGTAAATATCATTACAGAGGGTGGACCGGGATTTTCTACTACGGTTCTGGTACAGGCCATTTACTATTATGCATTTAAGGAATATAAGATCGGTTATGCAGCAGCAGTAGCTATTGTGCTGTTTGTGATTATATTTATCTTTTCTACCGTGCTTCAGAAGCTGGAAGAAAAATTCACATACTAG
- a CDS encoding response regulator: protein MYKVLIVDDEIMIRRGLSKIIHWEEIGFEMAGAVGNAMEALELIKKTPVDVLLTDISMPEMTGLELIHQARKILPGLKTVVISGYSEFDYAREAIELKVENYILKPLDPKKITETFQKICKELDQEQRRERREQYLQSEYEVRRGADPEKKGCDDEWQTKMIQVLEEGRYKELDGFVDQWFLQMEKMDSRQIREYCYKSLRKAAMYFHMDTPPLFKIYQLSDQDQEKFSKILKEDMQMLASCLKDNSESFTILISSKAKNYIDVNYSKKDLSLREIADKLNVSYGYLSTAFTKTYGENFKSYLVSVRMEKAREFLMERKYKIYEIADKTGYTSSRYFTDAFKKRFGISPGDYILRLNGESEV from the coding sequence ATGTATAAAGTGTTGATCGTAGATGATGAGATCATGATACGCCGTGGATTAAGCAAGATCATTCACTGGGAAGAAATAGGATTTGAAATGGCGGGGGCAGTTGGAAATGCGATGGAAGCGCTGGAACTGATCAAAAAGACACCAGTTGATGTCCTTTTAACAGACATCAGCATGCCGGAGATGACAGGACTGGAACTGATCCATCAGGCAAGAAAGATATTGCCGGGGTTAAAGACAGTGGTGATCAGCGGGTACAGCGAGTTTGATTATGCCAGGGAAGCCATTGAACTGAAAGTGGAAAATTATATCTTAAAGCCCCTGGATCCTAAAAAGATCACAGAAACTTTTCAGAAGATCTGCAAAGAGCTGGATCAGGAACAGCGCAGGGAGCGCAGGGAACAGTACCTTCAGTCAGAGTATGAGGTAAGAAGAGGTGCAGACCCGGAAAAGAAAGGCTGTGATGATGAGTGGCAGACTAAAATGATACAGGTTCTGGAAGAAGGACGGTATAAAGAATTGGATGGATTTGTAGATCAGTGGTTTTTGCAGATGGAAAAAATGGACAGCAGGCAGATAAGGGAATACTGCTATAAATCCCTGCGCAAAGCAGCCATGTATTTTCATATGGATACACCGCCATTATTTAAGATTTATCAGTTATCAGATCAAGACCAGGAAAAATTTTCAAAGATATTAAAAGAAGACATGCAGATGCTGGCGTCTTGCCTGAAAGATAATTCAGAGTCATTTACTATTTTGATCAGCAGCAAGGCGAAAAATTATATTGATGTAAATTACAGCAAAAAAGATCTGTCTTTACGGGAGATCGCTGATAAGCTGAATGTAAGCTATGGTTATCTGTCCACGGCATTTACAAAGACATATGGAGAGAACTTTAAATCCTATCTTGTATCTGTGCGTATGGAAAAAGCCAGGGAATTTTTAATGGAACGGAAATATAAAATTTATGAGATCGCTGATAAGACCGGCTATACCAGTTCACGTTATTTTACAGATGCCTTTAAAAAACGGTTCGGGATCTCGCCGGGAGATTATATCCTTCGGTTAAACGGGGAAAGCGAGGTATGA
- a CDS encoding carbohydrate ABC transporter permease: MGYQRKRLVIRIITTIIVGIFALMFIFPFLWMLSTSFKYEIDVMEFPVHLIPQRWNFQNYVTVFTKSDFPGYYLNSIKVTFITIIGELCITTMAAYAFARLKFRGKKILFMVYLSTMMVPGQVLLLPKYIYFQSMHITNTHLALILPGLFSVFGVLLMRQVFMQIPFEYTEAAYLDGASHPAIFLKLILPLAKPGLMTALLLAFSWSWNDYINPLVFLSNDKLFTLTVGLQRFQEDASTNYALIMAGATVSLIPLIILFLFTQKYFIESFASAGVKG, translated from the coding sequence ATGGGATATCAGAGAAAACGTCTGGTAATACGTATCATTACCACGATCATTGTAGGGATATTTGCCCTTATGTTTATATTTCCATTTTTATGGATGCTTTCCACCTCCTTTAAGTATGAAATTGATGTAATGGAATTTCCGGTGCATCTGATCCCGCAAAGGTGGAATTTTCAAAATTATGTAACTGTATTTACAAAAAGTGACTTCCCTGGATATTACTTAAATTCTATAAAAGTAACTTTCATTACGATCATTGGAGAGCTGTGTATCACCACTATGGCAGCATATGCCTTTGCAAGATTAAAATTCAGGGGAAAGAAAATTTTATTTATGGTGTATCTGTCAACTATGATGGTACCGGGACAGGTTTTGCTGCTTCCAAAGTATATTTATTTTCAAAGTATGCACATTACCAATACCCATCTGGCATTGATCCTTCCAGGTCTGTTTTCAGTATTTGGGGTATTGTTAATGCGTCAGGTATTTATGCAGATTCCCTTTGAGTATACAGAGGCGGCTTATCTGGATGGAGCTTCCCATCCAGCAATTTTCTTAAAGCTGATTTTGCCTCTGGCAAAGCCAGGACTTATGACAGCACTGCTTCTGGCATTTAGCTGGAGCTGGAATGATTATATTAATCCGTTAGTATTCTTATCTAATGATAAGTTGTTTACACTTACAGTTGGTCTTCAGCGTTTTCAGGAAGATGCATCTACAAACTATGCACTGATCATGGCGGGAGCTACTGTTTCATTGATCCCACTGATCATTTTGTTCCTGTTTACACAGAAATATTTTATTGAAAGCTTTGCTTCAGCCGGAGTAAAGGGCTAA
- a CDS encoding Gfo/Idh/MocA family oxidoreductase → MEKVRFGVIGIGNMGTSHSGWLVGNRIEGAELTAVCDIDEKRREWAKENLPGTVTVYDDYKKLLDSGKIDAVIIAVPHYLHPEIAIEALKRNIHTMVEKPAGVYVSQIRKMNEEAEKHPDVKFAMMFNQRTNPLYQKVKEILDAGTIGNLRRVSWIITSWWRTQKYYDSSAWRATWAGEGGGVLVNQAPHQLDLLQWLCGMPSLMEAHLKYGSHRNITVEDDVTAYFEYPNGATGTFITCTHDALGTDRLEIHGDNGKIIITDSKSVVVKKMDKPEDVWNHELDFRQMLALVKGQTQQKLYTEETFECPENWDQQHIDVLINFTNAIAKGEQLIAPGAEGIKAVEIANSMFLSDWLGHSVTLPVDDDLFYEKLQEKVKEEKENK, encoded by the coding sequence ATGGAAAAAGTACGTTTTGGTGTGATCGGTATTGGCAATATGGGAACCAGTCATTCTGGCTGGTTGGTTGGAAACCGGATCGAAGGGGCCGAGCTTACAGCTGTTTGCGATATTGATGAAAAAAGAAGAGAATGGGCAAAGGAAAATCTTCCCGGGACAGTAACTGTTTATGATGACTACAAAAAGCTTTTAGACAGTGGAAAAATAGATGCGGTGATCATTGCTGTGCCTCATTATTTACATCCGGAAATAGCGATTGAAGCATTAAAGAGAAATATTCATACAATGGTGGAGAAACCGGCGGGAGTTTATGTATCCCAGATCCGTAAGATGAATGAGGAAGCAGAAAAACACCCGGATGTTAAATTTGCCATGATGTTTAATCAGAGGACCAATCCTTTATATCAGAAGGTAAAAGAGATCCTGGATGCAGGAACCATTGGAAATCTGCGCCGTGTCAGCTGGATCATAACAAGCTGGTGGAGAACACAGAAATACTATGATTCCAGTGCATGGCGTGCTACCTGGGCCGGCGAAGGCGGTGGTGTTCTGGTAAACCAGGCGCCTCATCAGCTGGATCTTTTACAGTGGCTGTGTGGAATGCCATCTCTTATGGAAGCCCATTTAAAATATGGTTCTCACCGCAATATTACAGTAGAAGATGATGTAACTGCTTATTTTGAATATCCAAACGGTGCAACAGGTACTTTTATCACCTGTACTCATGATGCACTGGGAACAGACCGTCTGGAGATCCATGGAGATAACGGAAAAATCATTATTACAGACAGTAAGTCCGTTGTTGTTAAGAAAATGGATAAGCCGGAAGATGTATGGAATCATGAACTGGATTTCAGACAGATGCTTGCACTGGTGAAAGGCCAGACACAGCAGAAGCTGTATACAGAAGAAACTTTTGAATGCCCGGAAAACTGGGATCAGCAGCATATTGATGTTCTTATTAACTTTACTAATGCAATTGCAAAGGGAGAACAGCTGATCGCTCCGGGAGCAGAAGGAATCAAGGCAGTTGAGATTGCAAATTCTATGTTTTTATCTGACTGGTTAGGCCATTCAGTGACTCTTCCTGTGGATGATGATCTTTTCTATGAAAAACTTCAGGAAAAGGTGAAGGAGGAGAAAGAAAACAAATGA
- a CDS encoding sugar phosphate isomerase/epimerase encodes MDKIVLSGFADEISSSLDRQIQVLKKLGISHMEIRGVEKKGIDTYTTEEVKEIKGKLDDQGIAISSLASPIGKINIKDDFTPHLEHFKHVAELAHVLNTRYIRMFSFFMPEGEEPDGYKETVFEQLDQLIRVGKEQDVILLHENEKDIYGDSIMRCEKLMKEFYGDHFKAVFDFANFIQCGQDPWDAYSVMKPYIEYIHVKDARKADGVIVPAGKGDGNIQEILKDLFEHGYKGFISLEPHLTEFDGLKNLERDGESLKGMQQMDGAEAFTVACEALRKILKNLGQDV; translated from the coding sequence ATGGATAAGATAGTCCTTTCCGGCTTTGCAGATGAGATTTCTTCTTCTCTTGACAGACAGATACAGGTGTTAAAAAAATTAGGGATTTCCCACATGGAGATCCGGGGTGTGGAAAAGAAGGGAATCGACACATACACCACAGAAGAAGTAAAAGAGATCAAGGGTAAGCTGGATGATCAGGGGATCGCCATTTCTTCTCTGGCATCACCCATAGGAAAGATCAATATTAAAGATGATTTTACACCTCATCTGGAACATTTTAAACATGTGGCTGAACTGGCCCATGTATTAAATACCAGATATATCCGGATGTTCAGCTTTTTTATGCCTGAGGGTGAAGAACCAGACGGATATAAAGAAACCGTATTTGAACAGCTGGACCAGCTGATACGCGTGGGTAAGGAGCAGGATGTGATCCTGCTGCATGAAAATGAGAAGGATATTTATGGGGACAGCATTATGCGCTGTGAAAAGCTTATGAAGGAGTTTTATGGCGATCATTTTAAGGCAGTATTTGATTTTGCCAACTTTATTCAGTGCGGACAGGATCCATGGGATGCATACAGCGTAATGAAACCATATATTGAATATATCCATGTGAAAGATGCCAGAAAGGCTGATGGTGTGATTGTTCCGGCAGGAAAGGGAGATGGAAACATCCAGGAAATCCTGAAAGATCTGTTTGAACACGGATATAAAGGATTTATTTCCCTGGAACCTCACCTTACTGAATTTGACGGCTTGAAAAATCTGGAAAGAGATGGCGAAAGCTTAAAGGGCATGCAGCAGATGGATGGGGCAGAGGCCTTCACCGTTGCCTGCGAAGCTTTAAGAAAGATCCTTAAAAATCTGGGTCAGGATGTATAA
- a CDS encoding histidine kinase, which yields MTLKTRFILTSYCSIVISVFLICIVSYVLLGNLSRKFAIQANQEAVRQKNEDISGRVNGIEVTIRDIIYNSELQKLLNERNMEEGQESKDVYGMRMAVNSSIARASSSLYMIDNIAVFAKDGSMIGSLYEFNTLKKSAEYSWFEKMDRSKGETVWLSDTIHKSRDNYGYHMTISAVKKIRSISSMDGSRMGEELGCVYFTVNLDGLLNFEQEYTGSEDRKMMVVNERYQIIGGTDDKKNGTTFKTRFLKNPVNNMYIINDDQKELFTYGKLSQNMNWYIICMVPEQSILKNFYMSILICAVISVLLLIGFLLVSLRNAESISRPVRLLEKKCELVAKGRFDIRNENSGILEIDRLFTRFKDMAEQLDNLIHKVYEAKIKEQSLIAESRQAQMQALQMQINPHFLYNTLDSINWMALMAGNEEVSEMILALGQLFRSNMNTSGIYAKVSNAVENVRLYMYLQQVRFEEGLEYQIEVEDDVKDAMILKNLIQPLVENSIKHGIEPWNIKGSVHISIKKSGDLISLAVQDNGHGIAKEQLDHLRQQWKDIDKEEEEGNTGKGSVGLRNIMRRLWLCYGSKASFVISSSKEKGTSTLINFPLEYQIVQINEDTMKKSD from the coding sequence ATGACATTAAAAACACGTTTTATCCTTACATCTTACTGCTCAATTGTGATTTCCGTTTTTTTGATCTGCATTGTAAGCTATGTTCTTCTGGGAAATCTGTCCCGGAAATTTGCTATACAGGCCAATCAGGAAGCAGTCCGGCAGAAAAATGAAGATATCAGTGGGAGAGTAAATGGTATTGAGGTAACAATACGGGATATTATTTATAATTCAGAGCTTCAGAAGCTTTTAAATGAGCGTAATATGGAAGAAGGACAGGAAAGTAAAGATGTTTATGGAATGCGCATGGCTGTAAACAGCAGTATTGCCCGCGCTTCCAGTTCTTTATATATGATCGATAATATTGCTGTTTTTGCAAAAGATGGAAGTATGATCGGAAGCCTGTATGAGTTTAATACACTTAAAAAGTCTGCAGAATATAGCTGGTTTGAAAAAATGGACCGTTCAAAAGGAGAAACTGTGTGGCTTAGTGATACGATCCATAAATCCAGGGATAATTACGGCTACCATATGACCATTTCGGCAGTAAAAAAGATCCGTTCAATATCCAGTATGGATGGTTCACGTATGGGCGAAGAATTAGGCTGTGTTTATTTTACGGTGAACCTGGATGGATTACTGAATTTTGAACAGGAATATACAGGCAGTGAAGACAGGAAAATGATGGTTGTCAATGAACGTTACCAGATCATAGGGGGAACGGACGATAAGAAAAACGGGACGACTTTTAAAACACGGTTTTTGAAAAATCCTGTGAATAATATGTATATTATAAATGATGATCAAAAAGAATTATTTACATATGGAAAATTATCACAGAATATGAACTGGTATATTATCTGCATGGTCCCGGAGCAGTCGATCTTAAAGAATTTTTACATGTCCATTCTGATCTGTGCCGTGATATCTGTCCTTTTACTGATCGGTTTTCTTCTGGTTTCCCTGCGTAATGCAGAATCCATCAGCCGCCCGGTACGCCTTTTGGAGAAAAAATGTGAGCTGGTAGCAAAAGGCCGCTTTGATATAAGAAATGAAAACAGCGGTATCCTGGAAATAGACCGGTTATTTACCCGGTTTAAGGATATGGCAGAACAGCTGGATAATCTGATCCATAAGGTATATGAAGCGAAGATCAAAGAACAGAGCCTGATCGCTGAATCACGACAGGCACAGATGCAGGCACTCCAGATGCAGATCAATCCCCATTTTTTATACAACACCCTTGATTCTATCAATTGGATGGCATTGATGGCAGGAAATGAAGAGGTTTCTGAAATGATATTGGCTTTAGGCCAGCTGTTCCGCAGCAATATGAATACATCCGGTATTTATGCAAAGGTGAGCAATGCGGTTGAAAATGTAAGACTCTATATGTATTTGCAGCAGGTCCGTTTTGAAGAAGGACTGGAATATCAGATTGAAGTAGAGGATGATGTAAAGGATGCCATGATCTTAAAAAATCTGATCCAGCCATTAGTAGAAAATTCTATTAAGCATGGTATCGAACCCTGGAATATAAAAGGTTCTGTCCATATATCCATTAAAAAATCAGGAGACCTGATCAGTCTGGCAGTCCAGGATAACGGACATGGGATCGCAAAAGAGCAGCTGGATCATTTAAGGCAGCAGTGGAAAGATATTGATAAAGAAGAGGAAGAAGGTAATACAGGAAAGGGGAGCGTGGGACTTCGTAACATTATGCGCAGGCTGTGGCTGTGTTATGGAAGCAAGGCCTCTTTTGTTATAAGCAGCAGTAAAGAAAAAGGTACAAGTACACTTATAAATTTCCCATTAGAATATCAGATTGTTCAGATAAATGAAGATACAATGAAAAAATCTGACTAA
- a CDS encoding extracellular solute-binding protein: MKKTVAFLMCLSAAGLLAGCGAKTEATTAAADTTGAASTETKAEAKGDPVVINYYDWDIPDQKFIDDFNAANPDIQVVAHSIPANGERLTKLDILAMSGGDMDVMPISDGDQFTRFESGMLAPLDDFIAKDGVDMDKSFGKYAIWGQYDGKYYGIPFRATQSVVYYNKDMFDKAGVEYPKDDWTLDEYIETARKMAEWGKDQGIYGTYTHTYANEWATIAAQKGQWYTEDGKCNIKDPAWQKALETRKMLDDEGIQMPYGQIVAAKAAINSSFLGGKEAMVTAGSWLVRDMKNKEKFPFDFQVGVAYMPRFDESVEGLRSNYSCSVLGIPENSKHKEEAWRFIRYYVENASNYIAASGNLPTYLPAYNDDMVNIYCEGSGLDVSYAKKFFDPAVQLTTNKIIGNKGAEYMQIGKEEIEQYFNGEKSLEDTLDSIESRVNEALGK; the protein is encoded by the coding sequence ATGAAAAAAACAGTTGCTTTTCTCATGTGCCTTTCAGCAGCAGGTCTGCTTGCAGGATGCGGAGCAAAAACCGAGGCTACTACAGCTGCAGCAGATACCACAGGAGCTGCTTCTACAGAAACCAAGGCAGAGGCAAAGGGTGATCCTGTAGTGATCAATTATTATGACTGGGATATCCCGGATCAGAAATTCATTGATGATTTCAATGCTGCAAATCCTGATATCCAGGTAGTAGCACACAGCATTCCTGCTAATGGTGAGCGTCTTACAAAGTTGGACATCCTGGCAATGAGCGGCGGCGATATGGACGTAATGCCTATTTCTGACGGTGATCAGTTTACCCGTTTTGAATCCGGTATGCTGGCTCCACTGGATGATTTTATTGCAAAAGACGGCGTAGATATGGACAAGTCTTTTGGAAAATATGCAATCTGGGGACAGTATGACGGTAAATATTACGGAATCCCATTCCGTGCAACACAGAGCGTTGTTTATTACAACAAAGACATGTTTGACAAGGCCGGAGTTGAGTATCCAAAGGATGACTGGACATTAGACGAATATATCGAAACAGCACGTAAAATGGCTGAATGGGGAAAAGATCAGGGAATCTACGGAACCTATACCCATACTTATGCAAATGAGTGGGCAACCATTGCAGCACAGAAGGGCCAGTGGTATACAGAAGACGGTAAATGTAACATTAAGGATCCAGCATGGCAGAAAGCACTGGAAACACGTAAGATGTTAGACGATGAAGGAATCCAGATGCCTTACGGACAGATCGTAGCAGCAAAGGCAGCTATCAACAGCTCCTTCTTAGGCGGAAAAGAAGCAATGGTAACAGCAGGAAGCTGGCTGGTAAGAGATATGAAGAACAAAGAAAAGTTCCCATTTGATTTCCAGGTAGGTGTTGCTTATATGCCAAGATTTGATGAATCCGTAGAAGGACTGCGCAGCAACTATTCATGTTCTGTACTGGGTATTCCTGAGAATTCAAAGCATAAAGAAGAAGCATGGCGCTTTATCCGTTACTATGTAGAAAATGCATCCAATTACATTGCAGCTTCAGGAAATCTTCCTACTTATCTGCCAGCATACAATGATGATATGGTAAATATCTACTGCGAAGGTTCAGGACTTGATGTTTCCTACGCAAAGAAGTTCTTTGATCCGGCTGTACAGCTTACAACCAACAAGATCATTGGCAATAAGGGTGCTGAATATATGCAGATCGGCAAAGAAGAGATCGAACAGTATTTTAATGGTGAGAAATCCCTGGAAGATACTTTAGACAGTATTGAAAGCCGTGTAAACGAGGCACTTGGTAAATAA